Proteins encoded together in one Penicillium digitatum chromosome 1, complete sequence window:
- a CDS encoding Extracellular GDSL-like lipase/acylhydrolase, putative, producing MLRLKSVFLIALCAHLVSSYPFLARETYDTKADSHWVNIWTTMPQLVEPSNLPPIPFNGSTAVFSNTTIRQTLQVSLAAQEIRIRLSNAFGTHDLKITNVTISLPVSQRVGVSGLQTETLKTVLFNGSPDVEIPNRGLVVSDPLKFPVEAQSALMINIYLAEGQTGFSITGHPGSRTTSYLALGDWTRAENLTDVSVQSTEHWYFISGVEALLPSGSSGFVLIGDSITDGRGSTTNGNDRWPDLLLARMQKHPSTSTLAILNQAAGGNRILQDGLGPNVISRLDRDVLAQSGVKYAMIFEGVNDIGGADSDAATQAEIEKKLVAAYKQITARVHALGIPVFGATLTPFGSSTSSDYVQPYSSAERERTRQRINEFIRGSAVFDAVLDFDRILSDPQAPSQLLEKYDSGDHLHPSVAGYQELADSFPLGVFE from the exons ATGCTTCGCCTCAAATCAGTATTTCTCATCGCTCTGTGCGCCCACTTGGTATCGTCCTACCCTTTTCTAGCCCGAGAAACATATGACACCAAAGCAGACTCGCACTGGGTGAACATATGGACTACTATGCCCCAGTTGGTCGAACCTTCTAATCTACCCCCTATTCCATTC AATGGATCCACCGCTGTCTTCAGTAATACTACCATTCGCCAAACCCTCCAGGTTTCGTTAGCTGCGCAGGAGATCCGTATTCGACTGTCTAATGCGTTCGGGACACATGATCTCAAGATCACCAATGTGACTATCAGCCTACCAGTGAGCCAGCGGGTGGGAGTCAGTGGTCTACAGACAGAGACATTGAAAACGGTGCTCTTCAATGGAAGCCCAGATGTGGAGATCCCGAACCGTGGACTGGTTGTGTCAGACCCACTAAAATTCCCTGTTGAGGCCCAATCAGCTCTCATGATCAACATCTATCTCGCAGAGGGACAGACAGGATTCTCCATCACTGGCCATCCTGGAAGTAGAACGACTTCATACCTGGCTTTGGGGGATTGGACTCGAGCAGAGAACCTCACCGACGTATCTGTTCAAAGTACGGAGCATTG GTATTTTATCAGTGGGGTAGAGGCTTTGCTCCCTTCTGGGTCTAGTGGCTTCGTTCTCATTGGCGATAGCATCACAGATGGGCGAGGAAGCACTACAAATGGTAATGATCG CTGGCCAGATCTGTTGCTGGCAAGAATGCAAAAGCATCCCTCCACATCAACTCTCGCCATTCTCAACCAGGCTGCTGGCGGAAATCGTATTCTACAAGATGGCCTAGGTCCGAATGTGATCAGCCGTCTTGATCGAGACGTCTTGGCACAGTCTGGAGTGAAATATGCGATGATCTTCGAAGGCGTCAACGATATTGGTGGTGCTGATAGCGATGCAGCCACGCAGGCGGAGATTGAGAAGAAACTGGTTGCGGCATATAAACAAATCACGGCAAGGGTGCATGCCTTGGGCATCCCGGTATTTGGAGCCACTCTCACGCCATTTGGCTCGTCGACGAGCTCTGACTATGTGCAACCTTACTCAAGTGCCGAGCGGGAGAGGACCCGTCAACGAATTAATGAATTTATCCGGGGAAGTGCCGTGTTTGATGCAGTTTTGGATTTTGACCGCATATTGAGTGATCCGCAGGCGCCATCTCAGTTGCTGGAAAAATATGACTCAGGAGACCACCTGCATCCCAGTGTGGCGGGATATCAAGAGTTGGCGGATTCTTTCCCTCTTGGGGTATTTGAGTGA
- a CDS encoding Purine nucleoside permease, putative yields MRFLQTLTASLLLSGSSLCAEATRTALKAQKAHNGAIAPKVFIVSMFAPEAAAWWNNPEFDLFAHNITIPGLSPLFPDVYCTENYDVCQLVTGEGEINAATTVTAVAFSPVFNLTQTYFFIAGIAGISPKRATTGSATFARYAVQVALQYEIDIRELPSNFSTGYIAQGTKFPGQYPTNIYGTEVFEVNAELRTIAANFARQATLVDSATAQAYRANFKTPSGKYKAATLPPSVVECDVATSDVYFSGNILGSVFENTTKVLTNGTGDYCSTAQEDNATLEVLLRSSMRKLTDFSRIIVMRTASDFDRPYPGVSATYNLFQSSKQGGFLPAIENIYVAGIKVVEGILDGWNTTFAAGIKANNYVGDIFGSLGGVPDFGPGPKQANVAGGTYRKRSLHNNFKLRV; encoded by the exons ATGCGTTTCCTTCAGACTTTGACAGCCTCGTTGCTGCTCAGTGGCAGCTCATTATGCGCCGAAGCTACTAGGACCGCTCTGAAGGCCCAGAAGGCTCACAATGGAGCAATTGCTCCCAAGGTCTTCATTGTGTCAATG TTTGCACCTGAAGCTGCCGCTTGGTGGAACAACCCCGAATTCGATTTGTTCGCCCACAATATCACCATCCCTGGTCTCTCGCCTCTGTTCCCGGATGTCTACTGCACCGAGAACTATGATGTTTGCCAGCTCGTCACCGGAGAAGGCGAGATCAATGCTGCTACCACTGTCACCGCCGTTGCTTTCTCCCCTGTATTCAATCTCACGCAAACCTACTTCTTCATCGCGGGTATTGCCGGCATCAGCCCCAAGAGAGCCACCACTGGATCCGCTACCTTTGCTCGGTACGCAGTCCAGGTCGCACTGCAGTACGAAATTGATATCCGAGAGCTTCCCAGCAACTTTTCCACCGGGTACATCGCGCAAGGCACTAAATTCCCAGGCCAGTACCCGACCAACATCTACGGCACAGAGGTCTTTGAAGTGAACGCCGAGCTGCGCACAATTGCTGCCAATTTCGCGCGCCAGGCCACCCTCGTCGACTCTGCCACAGCTCAGGCCTACCGCGCCAACTTCAAGACCCCCAGTGGGAAGTACAAGGCTGCCACCTTGCCCCCTAGTGTTGTTGAATGCGATGTCGCGACCTCCGACGTGTACTTCAGCGGCAACATCCTCGGCTCGGTGTTTGAAAACACCACCAAGGTGTTGACCAATGGAACTGGCGACTACTGCTCAACCGCACAGGAGGACAACGCCACCCTTGAGGTCTTGCTCCGGTCCTCGATGCGCAAGTTGACGGATTTCTCCCGCATTATCGTGATGCGCACTGCGTCTGACTTTGATCGTCCCTACCCCGGTGTTTCGGCGACCTACAACCTCTTCCAGTCTTCGAAGCAGGGCGGATTTTTACCCGCGATTGAGAACATCTATGTCGCTGGTATCAAGGTCGTCGAGGGTATCCTGGACGGGTGGAACACCACCTTTGCTGCTGGTATCAAGGCCAACAACTACGTCGGTGATATCTTCGGTTCTCTGGGCGGTGTTCCGGACTTCGGTCCTGGCCCCAAGCAGGCTAATGTCGCCGGTGGCACTTACAGAAAGCGCAGCCTTCACAACAACTTCAAGCTTCGTGTTTAA